The Chamaesiphon minutus PCC 6605 DNA window TGGGAAAGGGGAGGGGGAAACGGGAAGACGAGGGACGCTTGCGTTCCTAATTCACTATTCACTATCCACTATTCAACATTATGGTTTTATTCAAACAGCGTCCGCACCAAGTTTCGACCTGGGAAATATCAGAGATGGCGATCGAAGCCTTGTGGAGTAATAAACTCCGCAGTGGTTTGACGATGCTGGGGGTAATTATTGGGATTTCCTCGACGATTGGGATTTCGTCGATCGGGCAAGGCGTACAGAAATCAACGGCTGATAGCATTCGGGGATTGGGGACGGATGTATTGCAAGTGATGGCTGGTGCCGCTCAAAGTGGTGGAATCAGTCAGGGACAAGGCTCTTTGACAACATTAAATTGGGAAGATGCTAAAGCGATCGCCGAACAAGCTCCTGGCGCAACAGTTGTTTCGGCTTTTTTACAGCGGAATACCCAAGTAGTCTATGGCGAGAAGAATACTTCGACGACGGTGTATGGTACCGACTTGAGCTATTCACAGGCGCGGAATACTTTCCCAAAATCGGGGCGATTTTTTGACGATGAAGAGCTAAAATCGGCGGCATCAGTAGCCGTAATTGCGCCCACAGTCCAGAAAAATCTGTTTCCAGCCAATGTCGATCCGATCGGTACCAAGATTCGGATTCAGGGTGAAATCTATGAAGTCATTGGGGTAATGGAAGTCAAAGGTTCCCAAGGCCCCCAAGATCGGGACGACGCGGTGTATATTCCCCTGACGAGTATGTCGGCTCGAATCGTTGGGAATAATTCGCTGATGGGGATTTCAATTAATGGCATCTATATCAAAGGTCGCGATGAATCACAACTAGAAATAGTCAAGTTTCAAGTTGCTAATATTTTGCGCTTGCGTCATAACATCGACACACCTGAAGATGATGATTTTAAAATTACTAATCAAGCAGATATCCTTAAAACATTCGACACGATTTTTGGCTTACTCACAACACTAATTATCGCAATTGCTGGAATCTCACTAGTAGTAGGTGGGATTGGAATTGCCAATATTATGTTAGTTTCTGTCGTCGAAAGGACGCGAGAGATTGGTATTAGAAAAGCTTTGGGCGCAACCGATCGTGCTATTCTGACTCAATTTCTTACGGAGTCAGTGATTATTTCGGTAGTGGGTGGATCGATCGGTATCATCTTAGGAATTGGTATCACTTTCGTTTCTGCTACAGCATTTAAGTTTGCTTTTTTGGTTTCGGGCAATGCGATCGCAATCGGTTTTGGTTTATCGACTGCGGTGGGATT harbors:
- a CDS encoding ABC transporter permease is translated as MVLFKQRPHQVSTWEISEMAIEALWSNKLRSGLTMLGVIIGISSTIGISSIGQGVQKSTADSIRGLGTDVLQVMAGAAQSGGISQGQGSLTTLNWEDAKAIAEQAPGATVVSAFLQRNTQVVYGEKNTSTTVYGTDLSYSQARNTFPKSGRFFDDEELKSAASVAVIAPTVQKNLFPANVDPIGTKIRIQGEIYEVIGVMEVKGSQGPQDRDDAVYIPLTSMSARIVGNNSLMGISINGIYIKGRDESQLEIVKFQVANILRLRHNIDTPEDDDFKITNQADILKTFDTIFGLLTTLIIAIAGISLVVGGIGIANIMLVSVVERTREIGIRKALGATDRAILTQFLTESVIISVVGGSIGIILGIGITFVSATAFKFAFLVSGNAIAIGFGLSTAVGLLAGVIPAKNAAKLDPIVALRSD